A single Carnobacterium alterfunditum DSM 5972 DNA region contains:
- a CDS encoding glycosyltransferase family 8 protein: MVEQRSISIVSSSNEAFVPHLATLFLSLLTTKQTNTTFHFYVIDDDISLRSKFLLNRTVGEFNARISYVTIDPTDFSGAVESDRIPQTAYYRISIPNLLKENKRAIYMDCDMITLEDIEALWEADLGEQLLGAVEDAGFHDRLEKMGIESETDLYFNSGLMVMDLEKWREEKITEKVLGFIENNPGKLTFHDQDALNAILHGRWLELDPRWNAQTYMMLQEKEHPTIQGQARWDEAIKKPAVIHFCGHAKPWNADSNHPFKENYFDIRGKTFFPIKKETKSL, encoded by the coding sequence ATGGTTGAACAAAGAAGTATTTCAATTGTTTCGTCGAGCAATGAAGCATTTGTACCACATTTGGCAACGCTCTTTCTATCCCTTTTAACAACAAAACAAACAAATACAACGTTTCACTTTTATGTAATTGATGATGATATTTCATTACGGTCAAAATTCCTGTTAAATCGGACAGTTGGGGAATTCAATGCTAGAATCAGTTATGTTACGATTGACCCTACCGATTTTTCAGGCGCAGTAGAAAGTGACCGTATTCCACAAACCGCTTATTACCGTATCTCAATTCCGAATTTATTAAAAGAAAATAAACGTGCGATTTATATGGATTGCGATATGATCACGTTAGAAGATATTGAAGCCTTGTGGGAAGCTGACTTAGGTGAACAACTGTTAGGTGCAGTAGAAGATGCGGGGTTCCATGATCGGCTAGAAAAGATGGGAATTGAAAGTGAAACTGATCTTTACTTTAATTCAGGTCTTATGGTGATGGATCTAGAGAAATGGCGCGAAGAAAAAATAACCGAAAAAGTTTTAGGCTTCATTGAAAACAATCCTGGAAAATTAACATTTCATGATCAAGATGCATTGAATGCTATTCTACATGGCCGATGGTTAGAACTTGATCCGCGTTGGAATGCTCAAACGTACATGATGTTGCAAGAAAAGGAACATCCAACGATTCAAGGACAAGCAAGATGGGATGAAGCGATAAAAAAACCAGCTGTCATTCATTTCTGTGGGCATGCGAAACCATGGAATGCAGATTCTAACCATCCATTTAAAGAAAATTATTTTGATATTCGCGGAAAAACCTTTTTCCCAATCAAAAAAGAAACCAAATCACTCTAA
- a CDS encoding glycosyltransferase family 8 protein encodes MGERKLIPIVSAADNNYAPYLSVTLKTILDHLSDDYEVAFHIIDDHISADNKKKLADVISNHTATIDYLEVDSELYANVMESDHITQTAYYRISLPDLLKDKNYEKVLYIDSDVLVLDDVSKLYETDIGEKAAGAVVDPGQALVHPRLGIETADYYFNSGLLLIDLNNWRKAKITEKTLLFLEEQMDKIIYHDQDALNGTLYGNWYALHPKWNVQTSLIFERHQPPNGEYAKLYKEAVRQPSIVHFTGHDKPWNSAEYHPYNEKYLAELSKTPFSDRKTKKDMVN; translated from the coding sequence ATGGGAGAAAGAAAACTAATTCCAATTGTAAGTGCTGCTGATAACAACTACGCACCATATTTGAGTGTCACTCTAAAAACGATTTTAGATCATCTTTCTGACGATTATGAAGTAGCTTTTCATATCATTGATGATCACATATCTGCAGACAATAAAAAAAAATTAGCAGACGTTATTTCCAATCATACGGCTACGATCGACTACTTAGAAGTTGATTCAGAATTGTATGCGAATGTAATGGAAAGCGATCATATAACACAAACAGCTTACTATAGGATCTCGTTACCAGATTTGCTTAAAGACAAAAATTATGAAAAAGTGTTGTATATAGACAGTGATGTTTTAGTATTAGATGATGTTTCAAAATTATATGAAACGGATATAGGAGAAAAAGCAGCAGGTGCTGTTGTTGATCCGGGACAAGCCTTAGTTCACCCTAGATTAGGAATTGAAACAGCTGACTATTATTTTAATTCAGGATTGCTCTTGATCGATTTAAACAATTGGCGCAAAGCAAAAATTACTGAAAAAACCTTACTATTTCTTGAAGAGCAAATGGATAAAATTATCTATCATGATCAAGATGCCTTAAATGGAACGCTTTATGGGAACTGGTATGCACTTCATCCAAAATGGAATGTTCAAACTTCCCTAATATTTGAAAGGCATCAACCGCCAAATGGTGAATATGCTAAGTTATATAAAGAAGCGGTTCGCCAGCCATCCATCGTACACTTTACGGGACACGATAAACCATGGAATTCAGCTGAATACCATCCCTATAATGAAAAATATTTAGCAGAATTAAGTAAAACACCTTTTAGCGATAGAAAAACCAAAAAAGATATGGTCAACTAG
- a CDS encoding AAA family ATPase, with the protein MRPLKLVMNAFGPYKEKVVIDFTQFHHQTLFLVSGPTGAGKTTIFDAIAYALYDDASGTSRGKDSFKSQFVSDDVLCFVELEFELAGKKYFIKRIPEQKGPGKNGKLKKWSSEVEFHHNGTVTTKIKEANKEIQELLSLSYEQFKQIVMLPQGEFKKMLESNSADKEKIFRNIFQTDTIKELQSLLKDKASSLKQGIDQNESTLQQFVGMIAKDTNETLEEAIRLFDIPVIITELSHLVESHQKKIHLLEKELIALDETYHDNQRKIDLIAALAVLEKEKESLEANKELIEAKRLGVSLAKKAEECFEIKQQVENISNEKRAIQQELIKEQKQLAETSERLLETEENYHVLQSAHRELPKKREVLADLKEQEKQLCERAAKEEARTELVKENQNNQQVIHELNKQVIADGAQLKEQEYELKEIQQAKTSIMEKQREAGSLQQEQHQTKKQQEALIEFSGYLAKKDAKQEEFQEIENKYTQIESHYQEQRLTYNRNIAGMLASDLKEEQECPVCGSLDHPAPAKLGRNSVSKEALEESEAQKNEIGKLFDRISIELKGLSEAIQSSEKQLAMQQSEVPAEQAKIQRRLSEEAEKQEKLTEIVKALQKTVDNEETAEKEKQKTALQVRETESKIQLLKAAVEHNAKRIAELKGEIDTLITKLTATSLSAIQVQIDEKTNEISHIEEGYSKAQENKVDLEKLQTQYQTSTKAFEKQLSTLIEREVDMQTTFTEQLAAKQLDAAFEKYLLGKEIKQQLIEEIEAFDKKNWLNQTNFSEKRTALEKEGTDQPVEGYVTKNQEIELESKTLKEQQRELIGTEKTNQSILSQIQLNDHAKKEEQEEYLLYKELSEMANGSKETDYISFERFVLGIYFEEIIEAANTRFTQMTINRYALIRNKDKTKGAGPKGLDLDVFDNYTGMKRSVKTLSGGESFKASLALALGLSDVVQNRSGGVSVDTLFIDEGFGTLDAESIDSAIETLFELNQRGRLVGVISHVEELKTRIPVHIEVTKSSNGSYATIKV; encoded by the coding sequence ATGAGACCATTAAAATTAGTTATGAATGCTTTTGGTCCTTATAAAGAAAAAGTCGTAATCGATTTCACTCAATTTCATCACCAAACACTTTTTTTAGTTAGTGGACCAACAGGAGCAGGAAAAACCACCATTTTTGATGCTATTGCCTACGCACTATATGATGATGCAAGTGGAACAAGTCGAGGGAAAGATTCCTTTAAATCACAATTTGTTTCAGATGATGTATTGTGTTTCGTAGAGTTAGAATTTGAATTAGCTGGAAAAAAATATTTTATAAAAAGAATTCCGGAACAAAAAGGCCCAGGAAAAAATGGAAAGTTGAAAAAGTGGTCATCAGAAGTTGAATTTCATCATAATGGAACAGTGACCACTAAAATCAAAGAAGCCAATAAAGAGATACAGGAATTACTTTCGTTGTCATATGAACAATTCAAACAAATCGTCATGCTGCCCCAAGGTGAATTTAAAAAAATGTTGGAATCCAACAGTGCGGATAAAGAAAAAATTTTTCGGAATATTTTTCAAACGGATACGATCAAAGAACTTCAATCTTTATTAAAAGATAAAGCTAGCAGCTTAAAACAAGGAATAGATCAGAATGAAAGTACCTTACAACAATTTGTTGGCATGATCGCTAAGGATACCAATGAAACATTAGAAGAAGCAATCCGTTTATTTGATATTCCGGTAATCATAACAGAATTGAGCCATTTAGTAGAAAGTCATCAAAAAAAGATCCATTTACTTGAAAAAGAGTTGATTGCACTAGATGAAACGTACCATGATAATCAACGGAAAATCGATTTGATAGCAGCTTTAGCTGTCCTTGAAAAAGAAAAAGAATCATTAGAAGCCAACAAAGAGCTGATCGAAGCGAAACGTTTGGGCGTATCTTTAGCAAAAAAAGCTGAAGAGTGTTTTGAAATAAAACAACAAGTAGAGAACATTTCCAATGAAAAAAGAGCCATTCAACAAGAGCTGATCAAAGAACAAAAGCAGTTAGCTGAAACGTCAGAGCGCTTACTAGAAACAGAGGAAAACTATCATGTACTACAATCAGCACACAGAGAATTGCCGAAGAAGCGAGAAGTTTTAGCGGATTTAAAAGAGCAAGAAAAACAACTTTGCGAACGAGCAGCTAAAGAAGAAGCTCGAACTGAGTTAGTGAAAGAGAATCAGAATAATCAACAAGTGATCCATGAGTTGAACAAGCAAGTGATCGCTGATGGAGCGCAGTTAAAAGAACAAGAGTATGAACTGAAAGAAATCCAGCAAGCTAAAACAAGCATTATGGAGAAACAACGCGAGGCAGGCAGTCTGCAACAAGAACAACATCAAACTAAAAAACAGCAAGAAGCGCTGATCGAGTTCAGCGGATATTTAGCCAAAAAAGACGCTAAGCAGGAAGAATTTCAAGAAATAGAAAATAAGTACACTCAAATAGAAAGTCACTACCAAGAGCAACGATTGACGTATAACCGAAATATAGCTGGAATGCTAGCTAGTGACTTGAAAGAAGAGCAAGAATGCCCTGTTTGTGGATCGCTGGATCACCCTGCTCCTGCAAAATTAGGTCGGAACTCGGTATCAAAAGAGGCTTTAGAAGAATCAGAAGCGCAAAAAAATGAAATAGGTAAACTGTTTGACCGAATCTCGATTGAATTGAAAGGATTAAGCGAAGCCATTCAATCAAGTGAAAAACAGTTGGCCATGCAACAAAGTGAGGTACCTGCTGAACAGGCTAAAATCCAACGACGATTGTCTGAGGAAGCTGAAAAGCAAGAAAAATTAACTGAAATAGTAAAAGCGTTGCAAAAAACCGTGGATAACGAGGAAACAGCAGAAAAAGAGAAACAAAAAACGGCACTTCAAGTAAGAGAAACAGAATCGAAAATCCAACTGCTAAAAGCTGCTGTTGAGCATAATGCAAAGCGCATTGCTGAATTAAAAGGTGAAATTGACACACTGATAACTAAACTAACGGCGACTAGTCTATCTGCGATACAAGTTCAAATTGATGAAAAAACAAATGAAATTAGTCATATCGAAGAAGGTTATAGCAAGGCACAAGAAAATAAAGTTGATTTAGAAAAATTGCAAACACAGTATCAGACAAGTACAAAAGCTTTTGAAAAACAATTGAGCACATTGATCGAGCGTGAGGTCGACATGCAAACAACGTTTACTGAACAGCTAGCAGCAAAGCAATTAGATGCTGCATTTGAAAAATATCTGTTGGGAAAAGAAATTAAACAGCAGTTGATCGAAGAAATAGAAGCTTTTGACAAAAAAAATTGGTTGAATCAAACTAATTTTTCGGAGAAAAGAACAGCTCTTGAAAAAGAAGGAACTGATCAACCAGTTGAAGGTTACGTAACGAAGAATCAAGAAATAGAACTGGAAAGTAAGACATTAAAAGAACAGCAACGTGAGCTGATTGGAACAGAAAAAACAAACCAATCTATTCTTTCTCAGATCCAACTGAACGATCATGCGAAAAAAGAAGAACAAGAAGAATATTTGCTATACAAAGAATTGTCAGAAATGGCTAATGGTTCAAAAGAAACAGACTATATCTCATTTGAACGCTTTGTCTTGGGGATCTATTTTGAAGAGATCATTGAGGCAGCCAATACAAGATTTACTCAAATGACCATTAATCGGTATGCTCTTATTCGAAATAAAGATAAAACAAAGGGTGCGGGCCCTAAAGGATTGGATTTAGATGTATTCGATAATTACACGGGTATGAAAAGAAGTGTCAAGACCTTATCTGGCGGGGAAAGTTTTAAAGCCTCTTTAGCACTGGCTTTAGGGTTAAGTGACGTGGTTCAAAATCGTAGCGGTGGAGTTAGCGTAGACACGTTATTTATTGATGAAGGTTTTGGGACATTGGATGCTGAGTCGATAGATAGTGCGATTGAAACCTTATTTGAATTAAATCAACGAGGTCGTTTAGTGGGTGTTATTTCGCATGTTGAAGAGTTGAAAACAAGAATACCAGTCCATATTGAAGTAACAAAATCTTCAAATGGAAGTTATGCTACGATCAAAGTCTAG
- a CDS encoding exonuclease SbcCD subunit D translates to MRLLHTADWHIGKIVNEMSMLEDQEYFLDQLIEKLKTVEVDALIMAGDLYDRAMPSKGAVALANKVLTRIVQEVKVPVLVIAGNHDSNERVEYGADLLATSQLYIEGTVKEVTRKATIKGVNFYLLPFADYAYIRELLQDETIKSLEDAARVQIEMIKKEMDPAEINVLIAHGYVINLSNDTSETTESERPLSIGTAEYVSVELFEDFDYVALGHLHKAQKVKHDRIRYSGSILKYSKSEAVHKKQVSLVTLEKNHVAIEPIYIEPKRDMRVIKGLFDTIMGQQSDDYVFFELLDENFVMDAMNQLRRRYPNAMGLEYAAKKERAESISAIHQAQLEKLSVQDIFADFYAYYKEKELTVERKDIIDTMLHQMERGE, encoded by the coding sequence ATGCGCTTATTACACACAGCAGACTGGCATATTGGGAAAATTGTCAATGAAATGTCGATGTTGGAAGACCAAGAATATTTTCTTGATCAACTCATTGAAAAATTGAAAACGGTAGAAGTAGATGCACTGATCATGGCAGGTGATTTATATGACCGTGCTATGCCTTCTAAAGGAGCAGTTGCCTTAGCTAACAAGGTATTGACTAGGATCGTTCAAGAAGTCAAAGTACCTGTTTTGGTTATAGCTGGAAATCATGATAGCAATGAACGTGTAGAGTATGGAGCAGATCTGTTGGCAACCAGTCAGTTGTATATTGAAGGAACGGTAAAAGAAGTGACACGAAAAGCAACTATCAAAGGCGTCAACTTTTATTTATTGCCTTTTGCGGACTATGCCTATATTAGAGAACTGCTGCAGGATGAGACGATCAAAAGCTTAGAAGATGCTGCTAGAGTACAAATCGAAATGATAAAAAAAGAAATGGACCCAGCGGAAATCAATGTTTTGATTGCCCATGGATATGTTATTAATTTGAGTAATGATACATCTGAAACAACTGAATCAGAAAGACCACTCAGCATTGGAACAGCCGAATATGTAAGTGTGGAGTTATTTGAAGATTTTGATTATGTCGCTTTAGGGCATTTGCATAAAGCTCAAAAGGTAAAACACGACCGGATACGCTATAGCGGCTCAATATTAAAGTATTCTAAATCAGAAGCTGTGCATAAAAAACAAGTATCATTAGTGACGTTAGAAAAGAATCATGTTGCTATCGAACCGATATATATCGAGCCAAAACGAGATATGCGGGTCATAAAAGGCTTGTTTGATACAATAATGGGACAGCAATCAGATGATTATGTCTTTTTTGAACTACTAGATGAAAATTTTGTTATGGATGCAATGAATCAATTGCGACGACGCTATCCAAACGCAATGGGCTTGGAATACGCAGCTAAGAAAGAACGAGCAGAAAGTATATCAGCCATCCATCAAGCACAGTTAGAAAAATTATCCGTTCAAGATATTTTTGCGGATTTCTATGCTTACTACAAAGAAAAAGAGTTAACGGTCGAGCGTAAAGACATTATTGACACTATGTTGCATCAAATGGAAAGAGGCGAATAA